A single genomic interval of Deltaproteobacteria bacterium CG11_big_fil_rev_8_21_14_0_20_49_13 harbors:
- a CDS encoding ABC transporter ATP-binding protein, which translates to MIKLVNVHKKFGGQKVLDGVTLDIPKGKITVVIGASGVGKSVLLKHMIGLLKPDSGKVFVDGIDLSNLSPVQLVNIRKKFGMLFQGAALLDSLNVFDNVAFPLVEHKKLSPSEIKRIVHEKLELVGLKNIDHKMPSELSGGMRKRVGLARAIILQPETMLYDEPTTGLDPIMTDSVDNLILDMQQKLKITSVVISHDIASAFTVADQIAMLHEGKIVEAGPPQRLKESRDPFVRKFIGV; encoded by the coding sequence ATGATAAAACTGGTCAACGTACATAAGAAGTTCGGCGGACAGAAGGTCTTGGACGGCGTTACGCTCGATATCCCGAAAGGCAAGATAACGGTCGTTATAGGTGCCAGCGGTGTCGGCAAATCGGTCCTTCTAAAACATATGATAGGTCTTTTAAAACCTGATTCCGGTAAGGTCTTTGTGGACGGAATTGACCTTTCGAATCTTTCGCCCGTGCAACTTGTGAACATAAGAAAGAAGTTCGGTATGCTCTTTCAGGGGGCGGCCCTCCTTGATTCGCTTAATGTCTTTGACAACGTTGCCTTTCCGCTCGTCGAGCACAAAAAACTTTCCCCGTCGGAGATCAAACGAATAGTTCACGAAAAACTGGAACTTGTGGGGCTTAAAAATATCGACCACAAGATGCCTTCTGAACTCTCAGGCGGTATGAGAAAGAGGGTGGGGCTTGCGCGCGCCATAATCCTGCAACCGGAGACCATGTTATATGACGAGCCAACCACAGGGCTAGACCCAATTATGACTGATTCTGTTGACAATTTGATACTAGACATGCAACAAAAGCTGAAAATCACTTCGGTGGTCATAAGCCACGATATTGCTTCGGCTTTTACTGTGGCGGATCAGATAGCGATGCTTCACGAAGGAAAGATAGTTGAGGCGGGACCACCGCAAAGGCTTAAAGAGAGCCGTGACCCCTTTGTCAGAAAGTTCATTGGAGTATAA